One part of the Lotus japonicus ecotype B-129 chromosome 2, LjGifu_v1.2 genome encodes these proteins:
- the LOC130739737 gene encoding protein root UVB sensitive 3-like isoform X1 translates to MEAVPPSSTSSVSNKSKTITLEEWNGSSPTKLSKTFTIKASSSSVSIRRSGARFTHVWRRLLQAFVPEGFPSSVTADYVPFQIWDLLQGLSTYIRTMLSTQALLSAIGVGEKSATVIGATFQWFLRDLTGMLGGILFTFYQGSNLDSNAKMWRLVADLMNDLGMLMDLISPLYPSAFVFVVCLGSISRSFTGVASGATRAALTQHFALQDNAADISAKEGSQETVATMIGMALGMLVARITIGHPLAIWFTFLSLTLFHIYANYRAVRCLALTSLNPERSSILLHHFMETGQVLSPKQVSSQEHVLPMQLTSWSSKKAYSLDKKVHLGTRISSFDNMEIKEHLLSAASHYTKAKYLLVESKGMINVIVHKDSNAADVLRSFVHALVLANNVHKSKSLHSEGQMWMENQYEVFIQKLKSLGWKTERLLSPIIWRAHWIYEPLEEKTD, encoded by the exons ATGGAAGCAGTGCCACCATCATCTACTTCATCTGTGTCCAATAAGAGTAAGACCATAACATTGGAAGAATGGAATGGTTCATCCCCCACAAAGCTCTCAAAGACTTTCACCATCaaagcttcttcttcctctgtctCCATTCGAAGATCTGGTGCCCGCTTCACCCATGTTTGGAGACGATTACTTCAAGCATTTGTACCTGAG GGTTTCCCAAGCAGTGTGACTGCAGATTatgttccttttcaaatttgggATTTATTGCAG GGCCTTTCAACATATATAAGGACCATGCTTTCAACCCAG GCTCTCCTGAGTGCTATTGGGGTTGGTGAGAAATCAGCTACAGTCATCGGTGCCACTTTTCAG TGGTTTTTGAGGGACCTAACTGGCATGCTTGGAGGAATCTTATTCACATTCTACCAG GGATCAAATCTTGACAGCAATGCAAAAATGTGGCGCTTGGTTGCAGATCTTATGAATGATCTTG GGATGCTAATGGACCTCATTTCTCCATTGTATCCATCAGCTTTTGTGTTTGTTGTCTGCTTAGGAAGCATATCAAGATCTTTCA CTGGTGTTGCAAGTGGTGCCACTAGAGCAGCTTTGACTCAGCATTTTGCTCTTCAGGATAATGCTGCAGATATATCTGCCAAG GAAGGAAGCCAGGAAACTGTAGCCACAATGATTGGCATGGCTTTGGGAATGCTTGTTGCTCGCATTACCATTGGACACCCGCTAGCCATTTGGTTTACTTTTTTATCTCTGACCCTGTTTCATATATATG CAAACTACCGAGCTGTTCGATGCCTGGCATTGACCTCGTTAAACCCGGAAAGAAGCTCTATTCTTTTGCACCATTTCATGGAGACTGGCCAAG TTCTCTCTCCTAAACAGGTCTCTTCACAGGAGCATGTTTTACCGATGCAGCTCACTTCATGGAGCTCAAAGAAAGCCTATTCCTTGGATAAGAAAGTACATTTAGGCACGAGGATTTCTTCATTTGATAACATGGAAAT TAAGGAGCATCTGCTTTCTGCAGCATCGCACTACACAAAAG CCAAGTACTTACTAGTGGAAAGTAAAGGAATGATCAATGTTATTGTGCATAAAGATTCAAATGCTGCTGATGTCCTGAGGTCATTTGTCCATGCTCTTGTCCTGGCAAATAATGTTCATAAAAGCAAATCTTTGCATTCAGAAGGCCAAATGTGGATGGAAAATCAGTATGAAGTGTTTATTCAGAAG CTCAAGTCATTAGGTTGGAAAACAGAACGTCTTCTATCACCTATAATATGGAGAGCACACTGGATTTATGAACCGTTGGAAGAAAAAACTGATTAG
- the LOC130739737 gene encoding protein root UVB sensitive 3-like isoform X2, translating into MEAVPPSSTSSVSNKSKTITLEEWNGSSPTKLSKTFTIKASSSSVSIRRSGARFTHVWRRLLQAFVPEGFPSSVTADYVPFQIWDLLQGLSTYIRTMLSTQALLSAIGVGEKSATVIGATFQWFLRDLTGMLGGILFTFYQGSNLDSNAKMWRLVADLMNDLGMLMDLISPLYPSAFVFVVCLGSISRSFTGVASGATRAALTQHFALQDNAADISAKEGSQETVATMIGMALGMLVARITIGHPLAIWFTFLSLTLFHIYANYRAVRCLALTSLNPERSSILLHHFMETGQATSKKQGRFGRVSTLSKRMW; encoded by the exons ATGGAAGCAGTGCCACCATCATCTACTTCATCTGTGTCCAATAAGAGTAAGACCATAACATTGGAAGAATGGAATGGTTCATCCCCCACAAAGCTCTCAAAGACTTTCACCATCaaagcttcttcttcctctgtctCCATTCGAAGATCTGGTGCCCGCTTCACCCATGTTTGGAGACGATTACTTCAAGCATTTGTACCTGAG GGTTTCCCAAGCAGTGTGACTGCAGATTatgttccttttcaaatttgggATTTATTGCAG GGCCTTTCAACATATATAAGGACCATGCTTTCAACCCAG GCTCTCCTGAGTGCTATTGGGGTTGGTGAGAAATCAGCTACAGTCATCGGTGCCACTTTTCAG TGGTTTTTGAGGGACCTAACTGGCATGCTTGGAGGAATCTTATTCACATTCTACCAG GGATCAAATCTTGACAGCAATGCAAAAATGTGGCGCTTGGTTGCAGATCTTATGAATGATCTTG GGATGCTAATGGACCTCATTTCTCCATTGTATCCATCAGCTTTTGTGTTTGTTGTCTGCTTAGGAAGCATATCAAGATCTTTCA CTGGTGTTGCAAGTGGTGCCACTAGAGCAGCTTTGACTCAGCATTTTGCTCTTCAGGATAATGCTGCAGATATATCTGCCAAG GAAGGAAGCCAGGAAACTGTAGCCACAATGATTGGCATGGCTTTGGGAATGCTTGTTGCTCGCATTACCATTGGACACCCGCTAGCCATTTGGTTTACTTTTTTATCTCTGACCCTGTTTCATATATATG CAAACTACCGAGCTGTTCGATGCCTGGCATTGACCTCGTTAAACCCGGAAAGAAGCTCTATTCTTTTGCACCATTTCATGGAGACTGGCCAAG CCACCTCTAAAAAACAAGGTCGGTTTGGTAGGGTCAGCACCCTGTCCAAGAGAATGTGGTAG
- the LOC130739736 gene encoding pentatricopeptide repeat-containing protein At1g69290 encodes MAKRVLTFLPHRQFSSIPEIPSLYSFLQPSVFALNRNRTQPICEEPQKLPTSPPKSLSLTPDQVSTLQTTLHKSLITSDTDEAWKSFKSLTSHQAFPPKPLTNSLITHLSSLGDIHNLKRAFASAVFLMERNPMVLESETIHAMLDSMKGANTAAPAFALVRCMFKNRYFVPFAMWGNVLVEIIRKSGNLAAFLPVFEESCRVALDEKLEFMKPDVAACNAALEGCCCELESVTDAERVVGTMSNLGVRPDELTFGFLGYLYAVKGLQEKINELEVLMGEFGCSNKKVFYSNLISGYVKSGNLASMESTILRSLSDEDRKDWNFGGETFCAVVKEYLRKGNIKGLANLINEAQKLEPSNIKADNSIGYGIVNACVSMGLSDKAHSILDEMNALGGSVGLGVYIPILKAYCKENRTAEATILVMEISSSGLQLDVETYDALIETSMSSQDFQSAFSLFRDMREARVPDLKGSYLTIMTGLMENHRPELMAAFLDEVVGDPRIEVGTHDWNSIIHAFCKAGRLEDARRTFRRMNFLQFEPNDQTYLSLINGYVSAEKHFNVLMLWNDVKRKLSSDGHKGIKFDHNLVDAFLYAMVKGGFFDAAMQVVEKSHEMKIFVDKWRYKQAFMETHKKLKVAKLRKRNTKKMEAVIAFKNWAGLNA; translated from the coding sequence ATGGCCAAAAGAGTTCTCACCTTTCTTCCCCATAGACAATTCTCATCAATACCTGAAATTCCAAGCCTTTACTCCTTCCTTCAACCTTCTGTGTTTGCTCTCAACAGAAACAGGACACAACCCATTTGTGAAGAGCCCCAAAAGCTTCCAACTTCACCCCCAAAGTCCCTTTCCCTCACCCCTGACCAAGTCTCCACACTCCAAACCACTCTTCACAAGTCCCTCATCACCAGTGACACTGATGAAGCTTGGAAGTCCTTCAAGTCTCTTACCTCTCATCAAGCCTTCCCACCTAAACCCCTCACCAATTCTCTCATTACTCATCTTTCATCCCTTGGTGACATTCACAACCTCAAGAGGGCTTTTGCTTCTGCTGTTTTTCTCATGGAGAGGAATCCAATGGTGCTGGAGTCTGAAACAATACATGCCATGCTTGATTCCATGAAGGGTGCCAACACTGCTGCCCCTGCTTTTGCTCTTGTCAGGTGTATGTTCAAGAACAGGTATTTTGTGCCTTTTGCCATGTGGGGTAATGTGCTTGTTGAGATTATTAGGAAAAGTGGTAACCTTGCTGCTTTCTTGCCTGTTTTTGAAGAGAGCTGTAGGGTTGCTTTGGATGAGAAGTTGGAGTTCATGAAACCTGATGTTGCTGCTTGTAATGCAGCACTGGAAGGTTGCTGTTGTGAGCTTGAATCAGTGACTGATGCTGAGAGGGTTGTTGGAACAATGTCTAATCTTGGTGTTAGGCCGGATGAATTGACTTTTGGATTTCTTGGTTATTTATATGCAGTTAAGGGGTTACAGGAAAAGATAAATGAGTTAGAAGTTTTGATGGGTGAGTTTGGTTGCTCAAACAAAAAGGTtttttattctaatttgatTAGTGGGTATGTTAAGTCTGGCAATTTAGCTTCTATGGAGTCAACGATTCTCAGGAGTCTGAGTGATGAAGACAGGAAAGATTGGAATTTTGGAGGAGAAACGTTCTGTGCAGTAGTTAAGGAATATCTTCGGAAGGGAAATATCAAGGGTTTAGCTAATCTGATCAACGAAGCTCAGAAGTTAGAACCTTCTAACATTAAAGCTGATAACTCTATAGGTTATGGTATTGTTAATGCTTGTGTTAGTATGGGATTATCAGACAAAGCTCACAGCATTCTTGATGAAATGAATGCTCTGGGAGGCTCAGTAGGTCTTGGGGTCTATATACCTATCTTGAAGGCTTACTGCAAAGAAAATCGAACTGCTGAGGCTACTATATTGGTGATGGAGATTAGTAGTTCAGGTCTTCAGTTGGATGTGGAAACCTATGATGCTCTCATAGAAACATCCATGTCCAGCCAAGATTTTCAGTCAGCGTTTTCCCTGTTTAGGGACATGAGGGAGGCAAGGGTTCCTGACTTGAAAGGGAGTTACTTGACTATAATGACGGGTTTGATGGAGAATCATCGACCTGAGTTGATGGCAGCTTTCTTAGATGAGGTGGTTGGGGATCCTCGTATTGAAGTCGGTACTCATGATTGGAATTCTATCATTCATGCTTTCTGTAAAGCCGGGAGACTAGAAGATGCTAGAAGGACTTTTAGAAGGATGAATTTCCTGCAATTTGAGCCAAATGATCAGACATACTTGTCCCTGATTAATGGTTATGTCTCGGCAGAGAAACATTTTAATGTGCTGATGTTGTGGAATGATGTTAAGCGAAAGCTATCGTCAGATGGGCACAAAGGGATCAAATTTGACCACAATCTAGTTGATGCCTTCCTGTATGCTATGGTCAAGGGAGGTTTCTTTGATGCTGCTATGCAAGTTGTGGAGAAATCTCATGAGATGAAAATATTTGTTGATAAGTGGAGATACAAGCAAGCATTCATGGAGACCCATAAAAAGCTCAAAGTGGCAAAGTTGAGAAAAAGAAATACTAAAAAAATGGAAGCAGTTATAGCTTTCAAGAATTGGGCTGGCTTAAATGCATGA